The following are from one region of the Streptomyces rubrogriseus genome:
- a CDS encoding ArnT family glycosyltransferase: MTTHYDPTTHADGTPTPVGEDGGPPSAAPPAHRQPRPSRRPRLARVWRGRPEDPRWVRPAFLGLLLATALLYLYNLSASGYANSFYSAAVQAGSQSWKAFFFGSLDAGNAITVDKPPAALWPMALAVRIFGLSSWSILVPEVLMGVGTVAVVYAAVRRRFSPAAGLIAGAVLALTPVAALMFRFNNPDALLALLMSVACYLVVRALEDGRSKWLVWAGAAIGFAFLAKTLQAFLILPALALVYGVCAPVRLRKRLGQLALATAAIVVSGGWWVAVVELWPASSRPYIGGSQNNSFLELTFGYNGLGRLNGEETGSVGGGGGGMGGGGGGQWGETGWDRMFNSEIGGQISWLLPAALILLVAGLVATRRAARTDGARASFLVWGGSLLMTAAVFSYMAGIFHQYYTVALAPYLAAVTGMGAATLWERRERPWASIALAAAVTASAAWGYVLLNRTPDYLPWLKVPVLVGGLVAALGLVFAGRLGRRTALAAAGLGLVAALAAPTAYTLSTVREGHSGSIVTAGPAGASMGGGPGGGRFPGGGNPPGQGQGQGQGQGQGQGGPGGGGFPGGGTAPGAGGTNQNGQTPNGQAPNGQNGGPAGGPTGEGGRTGAGGGGMGGLLNGAEVGSEAKKLLETDADAYTWAAAAIGSQNAASYQLGTGAPVMAIGGFNGTDPSPTLAQFKKYVADGRIHYFIGGGAGGGMGGDSGSASQITSWVEDNFKEVTVGSATFYDLTSPTA, from the coding sequence ATGACGACGCACTACGACCCGACCACGCACGCCGACGGCACGCCCACCCCCGTCGGCGAGGACGGGGGACCGCCGTCCGCGGCGCCGCCCGCCCACCGGCAGCCCCGGCCTTCGCGGCGGCCCCGGCTCGCCCGGGTCTGGCGCGGCCGCCCCGAGGACCCCCGCTGGGTACGCCCAGCCTTCCTCGGCCTCCTGCTGGCCACCGCCCTCCTCTACCTCTACAACCTGAGCGCCTCCGGCTACGCCAACTCCTTCTACTCGGCGGCCGTACAGGCGGGCAGCCAGTCCTGGAAGGCGTTCTTCTTCGGCTCGCTCGACGCGGGCAACGCCATCACCGTCGACAAGCCCCCGGCCGCGCTGTGGCCGATGGCGCTGGCGGTGCGGATCTTCGGCCTCTCCTCCTGGTCGATCCTCGTGCCCGAGGTGCTCATGGGGGTGGGCACGGTCGCCGTCGTGTACGCGGCCGTCCGCCGCCGGTTCAGCCCCGCGGCCGGACTGATCGCGGGCGCCGTGCTCGCGCTCACGCCCGTCGCCGCGCTGATGTTCCGGTTCAACAACCCGGACGCGCTCCTCGCCCTGTTGATGTCCGTCGCCTGCTACCTCGTCGTACGGGCGCTGGAGGACGGCCGGAGCAAGTGGCTGGTCTGGGCGGGCGCGGCGATCGGCTTCGCGTTCCTGGCGAAGACCCTCCAGGCCTTCCTGATCCTGCCCGCCCTCGCCCTGGTCTACGGCGTCTGCGCGCCGGTGCGGCTCAGGAAGCGCCTCGGCCAGCTCGCGCTGGCGACCGCCGCGATCGTCGTCTCCGGCGGCTGGTGGGTCGCGGTCGTCGAGCTGTGGCCGGCGTCGTCCCGCCCGTACATCGGCGGCTCGCAGAACAACAGCTTCCTGGAGCTGACCTTCGGCTACAACGGCCTCGGCCGCCTCAACGGCGAGGAGACCGGCAGCGTCGGCGGCGGGGGCGGCGGCATGGGCGGCGGCGGTGGCGGACAGTGGGGCGAGACCGGCTGGGACCGGATGTTCAACTCGGAGATCGGCGGCCAGATCTCCTGGCTGCTCCCGGCCGCCCTGATCCTGCTCGTCGCGGGCCTGGTCGCCACCCGCCGCGCCGCCCGCACGGACGGAGCACGCGCGTCCTTCCTGGTCTGGGGCGGCTCGCTGCTGATGACGGCGGCCGTCTTCAGCTACATGGCCGGCATCTTCCACCAGTACTACACGGTGGCCCTCGCGCCGTACCTGGCGGCCGTGACCGGCATGGGCGCCGCGACGCTGTGGGAACGCCGCGAGCGGCCCTGGGCGTCGATCGCCCTCGCCGCCGCCGTCACGGCGAGCGCGGCCTGGGGATACGTGCTGCTCAACCGGACGCCCGACTACCTCCCCTGGCTGAAGGTGCCGGTCCTGGTCGGCGGCCTGGTCGCCGCGCTGGGGCTGGTCTTCGCGGGGCGGCTGGGGAGGCGGACCGCCCTCGCGGCGGCGGGCCTCGGACTCGTGGCCGCGCTGGCCGCACCCACCGCGTACACGCTGAGCACCGTGCGGGAGGGGCACAGCGGCTCCATCGTCACGGCCGGTCCGGCCGGCGCGAGCATGGGCGGCGGCCCCGGCGGCGGCCGCTTCCCGGGCGGCGGGAACCCCCCTGGTCAGGGTCAGGGTCAGGGACAAGGACAGGGACAGGGACAGGGCGGGCCCGGTGGCGGCGGCTTCCCCGGCGGCGGCACCGCTCCGGGCGCCGGAGGCACCAACCAGAACGGCCAGACGCCCAACGGCCAGGCACCGAACGGCCAGAACGGCGGTCCGGCCGGCGGCCCGACCGGCGAGGGCGGCCGTACGGGCGCGGGCGGCGGCGGCATGGGCGGCCTGCTCAACGGCGCCGAAGTGGGCTCCGAGGCGAAGAAGCTGCTGGAGACCGACGCCGACGCGTACACCTGGGCCGCCGCCGCGATCGGCTCCCAGAACGCCGCGAGCTACCAGCTCGGCACCGGCGCCCCGGTGATGGCGATCGGCGGCTTCAACGGCACCGACCCGTCGCCGACCCTGGCCCAGTTCAAGAAGTACGTGGCGGACGGCCGGATCCACTACTTCATCGGTGGCGGCGCGGGGGGTGGCATGGGCGGCGACTCCGGTAGCGCGTCCCAGATCACCTCATGGGTCGAGGACAACTTCAAGGAGGTCACGGTCGGCTCGGCCACCTTCTACGACCTGACGTCGCCGACGGCCTGA
- a CDS encoding bifunctional glycosyltransferase family 2/GtrA family protein: protein MRTDSSPGSLPAREHLPAAGAGTPVLDVVVPVYNEEKDLGPCVRRLHEHLNRTFPYAFRITVADNASTDGTPRVAARLAADLAAVRSVRLEQKGRGRALRTVWSASDAPVLAYMDVDLSTDLNALLPLVAPLISGHSDLAIGSRLARSSRVVRGAKREFISRTYNLILRGSLQARFSDAQCGFKAIRRDVAQVLLPLVEDTGWFFDTEMLVLAERAGCRIHEVPVDWVDDPDSTVHIVRTATEDLKGVWRVGRALATGSLPLDRLARPFGDDPRDRDLTGVPQGLARQLVGFCVVGALSTLFYLLLYSGFRHFAGSQLANALALLVSAVANTAANRRLTFGVRGRGGAVRHQAQGLVVFGIGLALTSGSLAALSAATAHPDHSTELAVLIAANLAATVLRFLLFRAWVFPDAQPTTHTPDPHLPDPHLPDPHLPDPHRTWSDAR, encoded by the coding sequence ATGCGAACCGACTCTTCTCCCGGCTCCCTGCCGGCGCGGGAGCACCTCCCGGCCGCAGGAGCCGGTACGCCTGTCCTGGACGTAGTGGTCCCCGTCTACAACGAGGAGAAGGACCTCGGGCCGTGCGTCCGGAGACTGCACGAGCACCTCAACCGGACGTTCCCCTACGCCTTCCGCATCACGGTCGCCGACAACGCCTCCACGGACGGCACCCCGCGGGTCGCGGCCCGTCTGGCGGCCGACCTCGCGGCGGTCAGGTCGGTCCGGCTGGAGCAGAAGGGGCGCGGCCGGGCCCTCCGGACCGTCTGGTCGGCCTCGGACGCCCCGGTCCTCGCCTACATGGACGTGGACCTCTCCACCGACCTGAACGCGCTGCTGCCGCTGGTGGCGCCGCTGATCTCCGGCCACTCGGACCTCGCGATCGGCTCCCGGCTCGCCCGCAGCTCACGGGTGGTGCGCGGGGCCAAACGGGAGTTCATCTCCCGCACCTACAACCTCATCCTGCGCGGCTCCCTCCAGGCCCGCTTCTCCGACGCCCAGTGCGGCTTCAAGGCCATCCGCCGGGACGTGGCCCAGGTGCTGCTGCCGCTGGTGGAGGACACCGGCTGGTTCTTCGACACCGAGATGCTGGTGCTGGCCGAACGCGCCGGGTGCCGGATCCACGAGGTGCCCGTCGACTGGGTCGACGACCCGGACTCCACCGTGCACATCGTGCGGACGGCGACCGAGGACCTCAAGGGCGTGTGGCGGGTCGGCAGGGCCCTGGCCACCGGTTCCCTCCCCCTGGACCGGCTGGCCCGCCCCTTCGGCGACGATCCGCGCGACCGCGACCTGACCGGCGTACCGCAGGGACTGGCCCGGCAGCTCGTCGGCTTCTGCGTGGTCGGCGCCCTGTCCACCCTCTTCTACCTGCTCCTCTACAGCGGCTTCCGGCACTTCGCCGGTTCCCAGCTCGCCAACGCGCTCGCGCTGCTGGTCTCGGCGGTCGCCAACACCGCCGCCAACCGGCGGCTGACCTTCGGGGTGCGGGGCCGGGGCGGCGCCGTGCGGCACCAGGCGCAGGGGCTGGTCGTCTTCGGCATCGGCCTGGCGCTGACCAGCGGTTCGCTGGCGGCCCTGAGCGCGGCGACCGCCCACCCGGACCACTCCACCGAGCTGGCGGTGCTGATCGCCGCCAACCTCGCCGCCACCGTGCTGCGCTTCCTGCTCTTCCGCGCCTGGGTGTTCCCGGACGCGCAGCCCACGACCCACACGCCGGACCCCCACCTTCCGGACCCCCACCTTCCGGACCCGCACCTTCCCGACCCGCATCGCACCTGGAGCGACGCCCGATGA
- a CDS encoding sensor histidine kinase: MSGRRRPRPRTLRTRLVVASVALIAVVCAVIGTVTTVALRSHLYEQLDGQVREVAARVSGFGPPGEPGPGGGVKQRMDLDDFVTHGGPQPRDTIVAETRDGAVVDAKYGEKDDESTDPSGTTAVSLDEGQRTALASVPRDGEAHTVEIPGLGDYRVEYHDGYYAALPTSDVDGTISTLILVEASVTAAGLVAASLAGAVIVGVATRPLRRVAATAGRVSELPLHAGEVNLDERVPESECDPHTEVGRVGSALNRLLDHVHGALHARQQSETRVRQFVADASHELRTPLASIRGYAELTRRGREQVGPDTRHALGRIESEAGRMTLLVEDLLLLARLDAGRPLEFGPTDLVPLVVDTVSDARAAGLDHTWRLDLPEEPALVSADPARLQQVLVNLLGNARNHTPPGTTVTARVRRDGPWLCVDVADNGPGIPAELLPRVFERFARGDSARSRATGSTGLGLAIVQAVTAAHGGGVTVDSAPGRTVFTVYLPAVHDRSLSAVNDRSDGRAFSQAQHSTTTRVRQGS; the protein is encoded by the coding sequence GTGAGCGGGCGGCGACGACCGCGGCCGCGCACCCTGCGGACGCGGCTCGTCGTCGCGTCCGTGGCGCTGATCGCGGTGGTGTGCGCGGTGATCGGCACGGTGACGACGGTCGCGCTGCGCTCGCACCTGTACGAGCAGTTGGACGGCCAGGTGCGCGAGGTCGCGGCCCGGGTGTCCGGCTTCGGCCCGCCGGGCGAACCGGGGCCCGGCGGCGGGGTGAAGCAGCGGATGGACCTCGACGACTTCGTCACGCACGGCGGTCCGCAGCCGCGCGACACGATCGTCGCCGAGACCCGCGACGGTGCCGTCGTCGACGCCAAGTACGGCGAGAAGGACGACGAGAGCACGGACCCCAGCGGGACGACGGCGGTCTCCCTCGACGAGGGCCAGCGCACCGCGCTCGCCTCCGTCCCCCGGGACGGGGAGGCGCACACCGTGGAGATCCCGGGCCTCGGTGACTACCGGGTCGAGTACCACGACGGCTACTACGCCGCTCTGCCCACCTCCGACGTCGACGGCACCATCAGCACCCTGATCCTCGTGGAGGCCAGCGTCACGGCCGCGGGCCTCGTCGCCGCCTCCCTCGCCGGGGCCGTCATCGTCGGCGTCGCCACCCGCCCCCTGCGCCGGGTCGCGGCCACCGCCGGCCGGGTCTCCGAACTGCCGCTGCACGCGGGCGAGGTGAACCTCGACGAACGGGTCCCGGAGTCCGAGTGCGACCCGCACACCGAGGTCGGCCGGGTCGGCTCCGCGCTCAACCGGCTGCTCGACCACGTGCACGGAGCCCTGCACGCACGGCAGCAGAGCGAGACGCGGGTACGGCAGTTCGTCGCCGACGCCAGCCACGAGCTGCGCACCCCGCTCGCCTCCATCCGCGGCTACGCCGAACTCACCCGCCGGGGACGCGAACAGGTCGGCCCCGACACCCGGCACGCGCTGGGCCGCATCGAGTCCGAGGCCGGCCGCATGACCCTGCTGGTCGAGGACCTGCTGCTGCTCGCCCGCCTGGACGCGGGACGCCCGCTGGAGTTCGGCCCCACCGACCTCGTACCGCTGGTCGTGGACACCGTCAGCGACGCCCGCGCGGCCGGTCTCGACCACACCTGGCGGCTGGACCTGCCCGAGGAACCGGCCCTGGTGTCGGCGGACCCGGCCCGGCTCCAGCAGGTGCTGGTCAACCTGCTGGGCAACGCCCGCAACCACACCCCGCCGGGCACGACCGTCACCGCGCGCGTGCGACGCGACGGGCCGTGGCTGTGCGTGGACGTGGCGGACAACGGGCCGGGCATCCCGGCCGAGTTGCTGCCGCGCGTCTTCGAACGGTTCGCGCGCGGGGACTCCGCGCGGTCCCGTGCGACCGGCTCGACCGGCCTCGGGCTCGCCATCGTGCAGGCCGTGACGGCCGCGCACGGCGGTGGTGTGACGGTGGACAGCGCGCCGGGCCGGACGGTCTTCACCGTGTATCTCCCCGCGGTCCACGACCGGTCCCTGTCCGCGGTCAACGACCGGTCGGACGGGCGAGCGTTCTCACAGGCACAGCACAGCACCACCACACGGGTGCGACAGGGGAGTTGA
- a CDS encoding response regulator transcription factor, giving the protein MTTTSPQGRTELLRPDGSPVRVLVVDDEQSITELLSMALRYEGWQIRSAGDGHGAVQTARDFRPDAVVLDMMLPDMDGLSVLGRLRRDLPDVPVLFLTAKDAVEDRIAGLTAGGDDYVTKPFSLEEVVARLRGLIRRSGAADRRSDSVLVVGDLTLDEDSHEVTRSGDGIHLTATEFELLRFLMRNPRRVLSKAQILDRVWSYDFGGQANVVELYISYLRRKIDAGREPMIHTRRGAGYLIKPAVS; this is encoded by the coding sequence ATGACCACGACCTCGCCCCAGGGGCGCACCGAACTGCTGAGGCCGGACGGGAGCCCCGTCCGGGTGCTTGTAGTGGACGACGAGCAGTCCATCACCGAACTGCTGTCCATGGCCCTGCGCTACGAGGGCTGGCAGATCCGCAGCGCGGGCGACGGCCACGGCGCCGTCCAGACCGCGCGCGACTTCCGGCCCGACGCCGTCGTACTGGACATGATGCTGCCCGACATGGACGGCCTGAGCGTGCTGGGGCGGCTGCGCCGCGACCTGCCGGACGTGCCGGTGCTGTTCCTGACCGCCAAGGACGCCGTGGAGGACCGGATCGCCGGGCTGACCGCGGGCGGCGACGACTACGTCACCAAGCCGTTCAGCCTGGAGGAGGTCGTCGCCCGGCTGCGCGGTCTGATCCGCCGCTCCGGCGCCGCCGACCGGCGCTCCGACTCCGTCCTCGTCGTCGGCGACCTCACCCTCGACGAGGACAGCCACGAGGTCACCCGGAGCGGCGACGGCATCCACCTCACCGCCACCGAGTTCGAGCTGCTGCGCTTCCTGATGCGCAACCCCCGGCGGGTGCTGAGCAAGGCGCAGATCCTGGACCGCGTGTGGTCCTACGACTTCGGCGGCCAGGCCAACGTCGTGGAGCTGTACATCTCCTACCTGCGCCGGAAGATCGACGCGGGGCGCGAGCCGATGATCCACACCCGGCGCGGCGCCGGATACCTGATCAAGCCCGCGGTCTCGTGA
- a CDS encoding GntR family transcriptional regulator has protein sequence MTQTGPTSPQPPPPAGKRMLSEQVYAHLRDAIMRGDHAPGAALKPQDLAKEQGVSLAVVREALVRVVGDGLADRLPNRGFAVPAYSDRRWQEIAEARRTIEPVLLRMSVERGDVDWEARVRAAHHRLSRTPAYTPQEGEYYSEAWSEAHRLFHRALMEGCGNPVLLETFDRLWTASELARRWSTHRNPGRDGVEEHRRLEEAALARDADTAAEVLVRHLTLTAEGLTAAG, from the coding sequence ATGACTCAGACCGGCCCCACGTCGCCCCAGCCGCCCCCGCCGGCGGGCAAGCGGATGCTCTCCGAGCAGGTCTACGCCCATCTGCGGGACGCGATCATGCGCGGCGACCACGCCCCCGGTGCCGCCCTCAAGCCGCAGGACCTCGCCAAGGAGCAGGGCGTGAGCCTGGCCGTGGTGCGCGAGGCCCTCGTGCGGGTGGTCGGGGACGGGCTCGCCGACCGGCTGCCCAACCGCGGCTTCGCCGTCCCGGCCTACTCCGACCGGCGCTGGCAGGAGATCGCGGAGGCCCGCCGCACCATCGAACCGGTCCTGCTGCGCATGTCCGTCGAGCGCGGCGACGTCGACTGGGAGGCCCGGGTGCGCGCCGCCCACCACCGGCTGTCCCGCACGCCCGCGTACACGCCTCAGGAGGGCGAGTACTACAGCGAGGCGTGGTCCGAGGCGCACCGGCTCTTCCACCGCGCCCTGATGGAGGGCTGCGGCAACCCCGTGCTGCTGGAGACCTTCGACCGGCTGTGGACGGCGAGCGAACTGGCCCGCCGCTGGTCCACGCACCGCAATCCCGGCCGGGACGGCGTCGAGGAACACCGCCGGCTGGAGGAGGCGGCGCTGGCCCGCGACGCCGACACCGCCGCCGAGGTGCTGGTCCGGCACCTCACCCTCACGGCCGAGGGCCTGACCGCGGCGGGCTGA
- a CDS encoding YbhB/YbcL family Raf kinase inhibitor-like protein — protein MSANDPFARLPEAASFTLTSTTVADGAAWPPAQHSSGVPGGKDVSPQLSWSGAPEGTRSYAVTVYDPDAPTGSGFWHWAVADIPAAVTELPEGAGDDSGAGLPEGAFQLPNDARAARYIGAAPPAGHGPHRYFVVVHALDVESIGVPADATPAVLGFTMAGHILGRAVLTVTAETSA, from the coding sequence ATGAGCGCCAACGACCCGTTCGCCCGCCTCCCCGAGGCGGCCTCCTTCACCCTCACCAGCACGACCGTCGCCGACGGCGCCGCCTGGCCGCCCGCGCAGCACTCCTCCGGCGTCCCCGGCGGCAAGGACGTCTCCCCGCAGCTGTCGTGGAGCGGCGCGCCGGAGGGCACCCGGAGCTACGCCGTCACCGTCTACGACCCCGACGCCCCCACCGGCTCCGGGTTCTGGCACTGGGCGGTCGCCGACATCCCGGCCGCCGTCACCGAGCTGCCCGAGGGCGCCGGCGACGACAGCGGCGCGGGTCTGCCCGAGGGCGCCTTCCAGCTCCCCAACGACGCCCGCGCCGCCCGCTACATCGGCGCCGCCCCGCCGGCCGGGCACGGCCCGCACCGGTACTTCGTGGTGGTGCACGCCCTGGACGTCGAGTCCATCGGCGTCCCGGCCGACGCCACCCCGGCCGTCCTCGGCTTCACCATGGCCGGGCACATCCTCGGCCGCGCGGTCCTGACCGTCACCGCCGAGACCTCCGCCTGA
- a CDS encoding metal-dependent transcriptional regulator, producing MSRLIDTTEMYLRTVLELEEEGVVPLRARIAEHLDQSGPTVSQTVARMERDGLLRIAADRHLELTDTGRRLATRVMRKHRLAECLLVDVIGLEWEQVHAEACRWEHVMSDAVERRLLRLLRHPTESPYGNPIPGLEELGGANPAAPRPSAPAAAAGSTVSLGDLRPGPDGVSAVVRRIGEPVQADGGLLAALRRAGVRPGAVVRVTPWPGGVRVGSDGRTARLPARTAAHVFVAPL from the coding sequence GTGTCCAGGCTCATCGACACCACGGAGATGTACCTCCGCACCGTCCTGGAACTCGAGGAGGAGGGCGTGGTCCCGCTGCGCGCCCGCATCGCCGAGCACCTGGACCAGAGCGGCCCCACCGTGAGCCAGACCGTCGCCCGCATGGAACGCGACGGCCTGCTGCGGATCGCCGCCGACCGGCATCTGGAGCTGACCGACACGGGCAGGCGGCTGGCGACGCGTGTGATGCGCAAGCACCGGCTCGCGGAGTGCCTGCTCGTCGACGTGATCGGCCTGGAGTGGGAGCAGGTCCACGCCGAGGCCTGCCGCTGGGAGCACGTGATGAGCGACGCCGTCGAACGCCGCCTCCTGCGCCTGCTGCGGCACCCGACCGAGTCGCCCTACGGCAACCCGATCCCGGGCCTGGAGGAACTGGGCGGGGCGAACCCCGCGGCGCCGCGCCCGTCCGCCCCCGCCGCCGCCGCCGGGAGCACGGTCAGCCTCGGTGACCTGCGCCCCGGGCCGGACGGCGTGAGCGCGGTCGTCCGGCGCATCGGGGAGCCGGTCCAGGCCGACGGTGGCCTGCTGGCCGCCCTGCGGCGGGCCGGGGTGCGGCCCGGCGCGGTCGTGCGCGTCACGCCGTGGCCCGGCGGTGTGCGGGTCGGCAGCGACGGCCGGACCGCCCGGCTCCCCGCACGTACCGCCGCGCACGTCTTCGTCGCCCCGCTCTGA
- a CDS encoding amidohydrolase family protein, whose protein sequence is MSDHEVGQVRRFWEGLGLPGLVDVHTHFMPERVLRKVWAYFDALGPLTGGVEWPITYRHEEDERAELLRRFGVRAFTAMLYPHKAGMAQWLNDWAVDFARRTPDCLHTSTLFPEPGVETYVRRAVEAGARVFKAHVQVGAYDPADELLDPAWGVLAEAGTPVVVHCGSGPAPGKHTGPEPIARVLARHPRLRLVVAHLGMPEYEDFLDLAERYGEVRLDTTMAFTDFSERLAPFPRRALPRLADLGDRVLLGTDFPNIPYPYLHQLHALERLELGDAWLRGVCHDNAARLFGLPESRESQWS, encoded by the coding sequence ATGAGTGATCACGAAGTCGGGCAGGTCCGCCGGTTCTGGGAGGGGCTCGGGCTGCCCGGGCTGGTCGACGTGCACACGCACTTCATGCCCGAGCGGGTGCTGCGCAAGGTCTGGGCCTACTTCGACGCCCTCGGGCCGCTGACCGGCGGGGTCGAGTGGCCGATCACCTACCGGCACGAGGAGGACGAACGCGCGGAGCTGCTGCGCAGGTTCGGGGTGCGGGCCTTCACCGCCATGCTCTATCCGCACAAGGCGGGCATGGCCCAGTGGCTGAACGACTGGGCGGTGGACTTCGCCCGCCGCACGCCCGACTGCCTGCACACCTCCACCCTCTTCCCCGAACCGGGCGTCGAGACGTACGTGCGCCGGGCCGTCGAGGCGGGGGCGCGGGTCTTCAAGGCGCACGTGCAGGTGGGGGCGTACGACCCGGCCGACGAGCTGCTCGACCCGGCGTGGGGGGTGCTCGCCGAGGCGGGGACACCGGTCGTCGTCCACTGCGGTTCGGGGCCGGCGCCCGGCAAGCACACCGGGCCCGAGCCGATCGCCCGGGTCCTGGCCCGCCACCCGCGGCTGCGGCTGGTCGTGGCGCACCTCGGGATGCCCGAGTACGAGGACTTCCTGGACCTCGCCGAGCGGTACGGGGAGGTGCGGCTGGACACGACCATGGCGTTCACCGACTTCAGCGAGCGTCTCGCGCCCTTCCCGCGCCGGGCGCTGCCCCGGCTGGCGGACCTCGGCGACCGGGTCCTGCTCGGCACCGACTTCCCCAACATCCCGTATCCCTACCTGCATCAACTGCACGCCCTGGAGCGGCTGGAGCTGGGAGACGCGTGGCTGCGCGGGGTGTGCCACGACAACGCGGCCCGGCTGTTCGGGCTGCCGGAGAGCCGGGAGAGCCAGTGGAGCTGA
- a CDS encoding DUF2797 domain-containing protein, which translates to MAQAWKCAGLRWAADGPVLTWVGGRRSALVRGKRVAFGVAEGGVRTCVGARGHACPVRAGVSGRSTGARCEECARLDRAHSVAADTMADDPRPYHVYLAWFGPGLVKVGITAYERGSARLLEQGAVCFSWLGCGPLMAARRTEELLRAALGVPDRIPYAHKRAVRDALPESEAERAAEIAGLHARAVALGGWPEALTPEPFRGVDHAGVFGIAGAERGPAAVAEVAELVAGGAIGGELVAAAGPDLHLATERGVVVLDTRLMTGWELVSAGGEPCAVPLREIRRAPGVQDGLF; encoded by the coding sequence ATGGCACAGGCATGGAAGTGCGCGGGGCTGCGGTGGGCGGCGGACGGTCCCGTGCTGACGTGGGTCGGGGGCCGGCGCAGTGCGCTGGTCCGGGGGAAGCGGGTGGCCTTCGGCGTCGCCGAGGGGGGTGTGCGGACGTGCGTGGGAGCGCGGGGACACGCGTGTCCGGTACGGGCCGGGGTGTCGGGGCGCAGTACGGGGGCGCGGTGCGAGGAGTGCGCACGCCTTGACCGGGCCCACTCGGTGGCCGCCGACACCATGGCCGACGATCCGCGGCCGTACCACGTCTATCTGGCCTGGTTCGGTCCCGGCCTCGTCAAGGTGGGGATCACCGCGTACGAACGGGGGTCCGCCCGGCTGCTGGAGCAGGGGGCCGTGTGCTTCAGCTGGCTGGGGTGCGGTCCGCTGATGGCCGCGCGCCGGACCGAGGAGCTGCTGCGGGCCGCGCTGGGCGTGCCCGACCGCATCCCGTACGCCCACAAGCGCGCGGTGCGGGACGCCCTGCCCGAGTCGGAGGCGGAGCGGGCGGCCGAGATCGCCGGGCTGCACGCGCGGGCGGTGGCGCTCGGCGGCTGGCCCGAGGCGCTGACGCCGGAGCCGTTCCGGGGTGTCGACCACGCGGGCGTCTTCGGGATCGCGGGCGCGGAGCGCGGGCCGGCCGCCGTGGCGGAGGTCGCCGAGCTGGTGGCGGGCGGCGCGATCGGGGGTGAGCTGGTGGCGGCCGCCGGGCCCGATCTGCATCTGGCGACGGAGCGGGGGGTCGTCGTGCTCGACACACGGCTGATGACGGGGTGGGAGCTGGTGTCGGCCGGGGGCGAGCCGTGTGCGGTGCCCCTGCGGGAGATCAGACGAGCGCCGGGAGTACAGGACGGGCTGTTCTGA
- a CDS encoding winged helix-turn-helix transcriptional regulator, translating to MTMAESEPMCPERLLLEHVTSRWGTLALIALLDRPHRFGELRREIGSVSEKMLTQTLRTLERDGLVHRDAAPVIPPRVDYSLTDLGREAAEQVRDLARWTERRMAAVERSRGAYDAARV from the coding sequence ATGACCATGGCAGAAAGTGAACCGATGTGCCCCGAGCGCCTGCTCCTGGAGCACGTCACCAGCCGCTGGGGCACCCTGGCCCTGATCGCTCTGCTCGACCGCCCCCACCGCTTCGGCGAACTGCGCCGGGAGATCGGCTCGGTCAGCGAGAAGATGCTGACCCAGACCCTGCGGACCCTGGAGCGCGACGGCCTGGTCCACCGGGACGCCGCGCCCGTGATCCCGCCCCGGGTGGACTACTCCCTCACCGACCTCGGCCGCGAGGCCGCCGAACAGGTCCGGGACCTCGCGCGCTGGACCGAGCGGCGGATGGCGGCGGTCGAGCGGTCCCGGGGGGCGTACGACGCGGCCAGGGTGTGA